CGACGCCGACGACCTCACCATCGACGGGGAGGCGGTGACGGGGCGGGCCGCCGAGCGGGTCGCGCACGTCGTGGACCACGTCCGCTCGCTCGCGGGCATCGACCATCGGGTGCGGTTCGAGAGCGAGTCGTCGTTCCCGACGAACATCGGCTTCGGCTCCTCCTCATCGGGGTTCGCCGCCGCCGCGACGGCGCTCTGTGCGGCGGCCGACCTCGACATGACCCGCCCGGAGATCTCGACGGTCGCCCGCCGCGGGTCGTCCTCGGCCGCCCGCGCCGTCACGGGCGCGTTCTCCCACCTCCGGACGGGGTTGAACGACGAGGACTGCCGCTCCGAGCGCATCGAGACGGACCTGGAGGACGACCTGCGGATCGTCGCCGCCGAGGTGCCCGCCTACAAGGAGACCGAGGAGGCCCACGCCGAGGCCGCCGAGAGCCACATGTTCGAGGCGCGGATGGCCCACATCCACGGCCAGATCGCGGAGATGCGCGACGCGCTCTACCGCGCCGACTTCGACGCCGCCTTCGAACTCGCGGAGCACGACTCGCTCTCGCTCGCCGCGACGACGATGACCGGCCCCGCGGGGTGGGTCTACTGGCAGCCGACGACCCTCCGCGTGTTCGACACGGTCCGGGATCTCCGCGACGACGGCGTCCCCGTCTACTTCTCGACGGACACCGGCGCGAGCGTCTACGTCAACACCACCCGCGAGCACGTAGAGCGCGTCGAGAGGGCGGTGAGCGAGCACGCCCCCACCCGCGTCTGGGAGGTGGGCGGCCCCGCGCGGGTGCTAGAACCGGACGAAGCGCTGT
The Halomarina pelagica DNA segment above includes these coding regions:
- the mvaD gene encoding phosphomevalonate decarboxylase MvaD, encoding MKATARAHPIQGLVKYHGMRDADLRLPYHDSISVCTAPSNTTTTVEFDPDLDADDLTIDGEAVTGRAAERVAHVVDHVRSLAGIDHRVRFESESSFPTNIGFGSSSSGFAAAATALCAAADLDMTRPEISTVARRGSSSAARAVTGAFSHLRTGLNDEDCRSERIETDLEDDLRIVAAEVPAYKETEEAHAEAAESHMFEARMAHIHGQIAEMRDALYRADFDAAFELAEHDSLSLAATTMTGPAGWVYWQPTTLRVFDTVRDLRDDGVPVYFSTDTGASVYVNTTREHVERVERAVSEHAPTRVWEVGGPARVLEPDEALF